A genome region from Arthrobacter agilis includes the following:
- a CDS encoding DUF2017 domain-containing protein gives MAKPFKSTRRGITGALEPGEARLLGALLDDVISMLEPETGPSEDPLAAIVGMSGADAESTAPDDSAVRRLLPDAVRGDDDEALAFRRLTERSLREQKMGALRSSALAIESNPITLTDEQARLLAQALNDVRLVLADRLSIETEEDAERLHDIADSKDVDDVESYLALVYNFITWLQESLVQAMLKAARLQG, from the coding sequence ATGGCGAAACCCTTCAAATCGACGCGCCGCGGCATCACCGGAGCGCTCGAGCCCGGTGAGGCGCGCCTCCTCGGCGCCCTGCTCGACGACGTCATCTCCATGCTCGAACCCGAGACGGGGCCCAGCGAGGACCCGCTGGCCGCGATCGTGGGCATGTCCGGGGCGGATGCCGAGTCGACGGCCCCCGACGACTCGGCCGTCCGGCGGCTGCTGCCCGACGCCGTCCGCGGGGACGACGACGAGGCGCTCGCCTTCCGGCGCCTGACCGAGCGCTCCCTGCGGGAGCAGAAGATGGGTGCCCTGCGCAGCAGCGCCCTCGCGATCGAGTCGAATCCCATCACGCTCACCGACGAGCAGGCCCGCCTCCTCGCGCAGGCGCTCAACGACGTCCGGCTGGTGCTCGCGGACCGCCTCAGCATCGAGACCGAGGAGGACGCCGAACGGCTCCACGACATCGCGGACTCGAAGGACGTGGACGACGTCGAGTCCTACCTCGCGCTCGTGTACAACTTCATCACCTGGCTCCAGGAGTCCCTCGTCCAGGCCATGCTGAAGGCCGCCCGGCTGCAAGGCTGA
- the clpS gene encoding ATP-dependent Clp protease adapter ClpS translates to MTVGFATGTDTLEEVRTTEKTDLDQPWVVVVWNDPVNLMSYVSYVFQTYFGYSEAKARTLMLEVHEQGRSAVVSGSREKVEQDTVALHSYGLWATFEKIGSE, encoded by the coding sequence ATGACCGTAGGCTTTGCAACCGGCACCGACACCCTGGAAGAGGTGCGGACCACCGAGAAGACCGACCTGGACCAGCCCTGGGTCGTGGTGGTCTGGAACGACCCCGTGAACCTCATGAGCTATGTGAGCTACGTCTTCCAGACCTACTTCGGCTACAGCGAGGCCAAGGCGCGCACGCTGATGCTCGAGGTCCACGAGCAGGGCCGCTCCGCCGTCGTCTCCGGCAGCCGCGAGAAGGTGGAGCAGGACACCGTCGCCCTGCACTCCTACGGGCTGTGGGCCACCTTCGAGAAAATCGGAAGCGAGTAA
- a CDS encoding nicotinate phosphoribosyltransferase has translation MPNSALFTDQYELTMLQASLHSGAAHRRSVFEAFARRLPAGRRYGVVAGTGRLLEALATFRFDDAQLAFLSDAGIVDDTTLAWLADFRFTGSISGYAEGEAYFPNSPILTVESAFAEACILETLILSILNHDSAIASAASRMTGAAAGRPCIEMGSRRTHEEAAVAAARAAIIGGFASTSNLEAGRRYGLPTVGTAAHSFTLLHDSERAAFEAQVAALGRGTSLLVDTYDVEQGVRTAVEVAGPELGAVRLDSGDLVAQARWVRELLDDLGNHSTKIVVTSDLDEFAIGLLASAPVDSYGVGTSLVTGSGAPTAGMVYKLVSRQDDDGTFISVAKAAKNKASVGGLKQAMRRLDEHGIAQVEVVGIGISPANDGDDRPLVQQFVKDGVVLPGWTGAEAVHRAAERHTRSVAELPGAVRRLQRGEPVIPTEYEEAAS, from the coding sequence ATGCCGAACAGCGCGCTCTTCACCGACCAGTACGAGCTGACGATGCTGCAGGCCTCGCTGCACTCGGGGGCGGCCCACCGCCGGTCGGTGTTCGAAGCCTTCGCACGGCGGCTTCCGGCGGGCCGGCGCTACGGCGTCGTCGCAGGGACGGGCCGCCTGCTGGAGGCCCTGGCCACCTTCCGGTTCGACGACGCGCAGCTCGCGTTCCTCAGCGACGCCGGGATCGTGGACGACACCACCCTCGCCTGGCTGGCGGATTTCCGTTTCACCGGCTCGATCTCGGGCTACGCGGAGGGTGAGGCCTACTTCCCGAACTCGCCGATCCTGACGGTGGAGTCCGCCTTCGCGGAGGCCTGCATCCTCGAGACGCTCATCCTCTCGATCCTCAACCACGACAGCGCGATCGCCTCCGCGGCGTCCCGCATGACCGGTGCGGCCGCCGGGCGCCCCTGCATCGAGATGGGATCCCGCCGCACGCACGAGGAGGCCGCCGTCGCCGCCGCCCGGGCCGCGATCATCGGCGGTTTCGCGAGCACCTCCAACCTGGAGGCCGGCCGCAGGTACGGCCTGCCGACGGTCGGCACGGCCGCGCACTCCTTCACGCTCCTGCACGACTCCGAGCGTGCAGCGTTCGAGGCGCAGGTCGCCGCGCTCGGCCGGGGCACCTCGCTGCTGGTGGACACCTACGACGTCGAGCAGGGCGTCCGCACCGCCGTGGAGGTGGCGGGCCCCGAGCTCGGTGCCGTGCGCCTGGATTCCGGTGACCTCGTCGCCCAGGCCCGCTGGGTGCGGGAGCTCCTCGACGACCTCGGGAACCACAGCACAAAGATCGTGGTGACCTCGGACCTCGACGAGTTCGCCATCGGCCTCCTCGCCTCGGCCCCGGTGGATTCCTACGGTGTCGGCACATCCCTCGTCACCGGCTCCGGCGCACCGACCGCCGGCATGGTCTACAAGCTCGTCAGCCGCCAGGACGACGACGGCACCTTCATCTCCGTGGCCAAGGCGGCGAAGAACAAGGCATCGGTGGGCGGGCTGAAGCAGGCGATGCGCAGGCTCGACGAGCACGGGATCGCCCAGGTCGAGGTCGTCGGGATCGGGATCAGCCCCGCGAACGACGGCGACGACCGCCCGCTCGTCCAGCAGTTCGTGAAGGACGGCGTCGTCCTTCCGGGCTGGACCGGTGCCGAGGCCGTCCACCGCGCCGCCGAGCGCCACACCCGGTCCGTCGCCGAGCTGCCCGGAGCCGTCCGGCGTCTGCAGCGCGGCGAACCCGTCATCCCCACCGAGTACGAGGAGGCAGCATCATGA
- a CDS encoding isochorismatase family protein, translating into MTRALIIVDVQNDFCEGGSLAVQGGAQVAADISDHIDGQAGTYDYIVATQDWHIDPGAHFSEEPDFTDSWPVHCVADTRGSEFHRDLDTESIDAVFRKGQFEAAYSGFEGVKAPDDEVPTGEQKLGGGAADSDEDPLTLDDWLQDHEVDDVVIAGLTTDYCVRATALDALQAGYGVTVMVDLVRGVHDDKSEAALEELEAAGVELAG; encoded by the coding sequence ATGACGCGCGCACTGATCATCGTGGACGTGCAGAACGACTTCTGCGAGGGCGGTTCGCTCGCCGTGCAGGGCGGCGCGCAGGTCGCGGCCGACATCAGCGACCATATCGACGGACAGGCCGGCACGTACGACTACATCGTCGCCACGCAGGACTGGCACATCGATCCGGGGGCGCATTTCTCCGAGGAGCCCGACTTCACGGACTCGTGGCCGGTCCACTGCGTCGCCGATACGAGGGGTTCCGAGTTCCACCGCGACCTCGACACCGAGAGCATCGACGCCGTCTTCCGCAAGGGCCAGTTCGAGGCCGCCTACTCCGGGTTCGAGGGCGTCAAGGCACCCGACGACGAGGTGCCCACAGGCGAGCAGAAGCTCGGCGGCGGGGCAGCGGACAGCGACGAGGATCCGCTGACCCTCGACGACTGGCTGCAGGACCACGAGGTCGACGACGTCGTGATCGCCGGCCTCACCACGGACTACTGTGTGCGGGCGACCGCCCTGGATGCGCTCCAGGCCGGGTACGGCGTGACGGTGATGGTGGACCTCGTCCGGGGCGTGCACGACGACAAGTCGGAGGCGGCGCTGGAGGAGCTGGAGGCGGCCGGCGTCGAGCTCGCCGGCTAG